One genomic region from Osmerus mordax isolate fOsmMor3 chromosome 4, fOsmMor3.pri, whole genome shotgun sequence encodes:
- the rad52 gene encoding DNA repair protein RAD52 homolog: protein MHHDTEDQRDDRPPKIFGQNNYTAEEYQAVQNALRQKLGPEYISTRMAGGGQKVCYIEGHRVISLANEMFGYNGWSHSISQQNVDFVDLINGKFYVGVSAFVKVQLKDGSFHEDVGYGVSEGLKSKALSLEKARKEAVTDGLKRALKCFGNALGNCILNKEYLIAINKIPKQPAPPVDLAQTKRSDGEPAVEKARFSSLVQGRRAGGTGQDRAPLEQPRAQRRGGGREVTSLCHTPSFVPGAAVPVDPPCSGPRPAAECVDSSLSEGLGLGHTDPKQLRKLKQQQLQQKFRQQMEAKRQDQGQGQGHTASSGLGESCSREEHLADDPELWNFTLDGIEEMEAPTGGATGGPHPSTPSNHRMLTRSKTPQRGPLPTLRPQDPPSHSRPTQCPPSHHHHHQGSRAGELHSPHRQGQNMKKRKLHP from the exons ATGCACCATGACACGGAAGACCAGCGGGATGACCGGCCACCGAAAATCTTTGGACAG AATAACTACACGGCAGAAGAGTACCAGGCTGTCCAGAATGCATTGCGACAGAAGTTGGGACCCGAGTACATCAGTACGAGAATGGCTGGAGGTGGCCAGAAG gtgtGCTACATCGAGGGTCACCGTGTCATCAGCTTGGCCAACGAGATGTTTGGCTACAACGGCTGGtctcactccatctcccagCAGAACGTCG ACTTTGTGGATCTCATCAATGGGAAGTTCTATGTTGGAGTCAGTGCTTTTGTCAAAGTGCAACTAAAG GATGGTTCTTTCCATGAAGATGTGGGCTACGGCGTGAGCGAGGGGCTGAAGTCCAAAGCCCTGTCCCTGGAGAAGGCCCGCAAGGAGGCAGTGACAGACGGGCTGAAGAGAGCTCTGAA GTGCTTTGGGAACGCCCTGGGGAACTGCATCCTGAATAAAGAATACCTCATAGCCATCAACAAGATTCCTAAACAG CCGGCTCCTCCTGTGGACCTGGCCCAGACAAAGCGCTCGGATGGTGAGCCGGCCGTGGAGAAAGCCCGGTTCAGTAGCCTGGTGCAAGgccggagggctggagggactgGGCAGGACAGGGCCCCTCTGGAGCAGCCCAGAGCCCAGcgcaggggaggaggcagggaggtgacCTCATTGTGCCACACCCCAAGTTTTGTCCCCGGAGCTGCGGTTCCTGTAGATCCGCCCTGCTCTGGCCCCAG GCCAGCAGCAGAATGCGTGGACTCGTCTCTCtctgaagggttagggttaggacacACTGACCCCAAACAGCTGAGGAAGCTCAAGCAGCAGCAACTCCAGCAGAAGTTCAGACAGCAGATGGAGGCCAAGagacaggaccagggccagggccagggccataCCGCCTCTAGTGGATTAGGAGAGTCCTGCAGCAGAGAGGAGCATCTCGCTG ACGACCCGGAGCTGTGGAACTTCACCCTGGATGGGATTGAGGAGATGGAGGCCCCTACAGGGGGGGCCACCGgaggcccccacccctccacgcCAAGTAACCACCGGATGCTGACACGCAGTAAGACGCCTCAAAGAgggcccctccccaccctcagaCCACAGGACCCCCCCTCACATAGTCGCCCCACCCAGTGCCCACCttcccatcaccaccaccaccagggcAGCAGAGCAG GAGAACTGCATAGTCCACATAGACAGGGACAGAACATGAAGAAACGCAAACTGCACCCCTGA